A stretch of Sulfurimonas xiamenensis DNA encodes these proteins:
- the dapB gene encoding 4-hydroxy-tetrahydrodipicolinate reductase produces MIKVGVFGANGRVGKLIIDDLKESEGVSLSSVFVRNTLNYSVDSSVIVSTDIELFLNSCDIVIDFSLPEACETLLEASLKTPKPLVIGTTGLSAHQLNLLKQASENMPILYATNMSLGVALLNKLVYQAAAALEDFDIEIVEMHHKHKKDAPSGTALTLGESAALGRGVDLDKVRVSGRDGNIGERSKDEIAVMALRGGDIVGRHTVGFYNDGEFIELNHTATSRNTFSKGAIRAASWLVDKEVGLYSISDCLEI; encoded by the coding sequence ATGATTAAAGTTGGTGTTTTCGGTGCAAACGGCAGAGTTGGAAAATTAATTATTGATGATTTAAAAGAGAGCGAAGGGGTAAGTTTAAGTTCAGTATTTGTTAGAAATACGCTTAACTATTCAGTAGATTCATCTGTGATAGTAAGCACAGACATAGAACTGTTTTTAAACAGTTGTGATATTGTTATAGATTTTTCTCTTCCTGAAGCTTGTGAAACTCTACTTGAAGCATCTCTTAAAACTCCGAAACCGCTTGTTATCGGAACAACAGGATTAAGTGCTCATCAGCTTAATCTATTAAAACAAGCAAGTGAAAACATGCCTATTCTTTATGCCACAAATATGTCTTTAGGAGTAGCTCTCTTAAACAAACTCGTATATCAGGCAGCCGCAGCACTTGAAGATTTTGATATAGAAATAGTAGAGATGCATCATAAACATAAAAAAGATGCTCCAAGCGGAACGGCACTTACGCTAGGCGAATCAGCGGCACTTGGCCGAGGTGTAGACTTGGATAAAGTACGAGTAAGCGGCAGAGACGGCAATATTGGTGAGAGAAGCAAAGATGAAATTGCAGTTATGGCACTTAGAGGCGGAGATATTGTAGGTCGCCATACGGTCGGTTTTTATAATGATGGAGAGTTTATAGAGTTAAACCATACAGCAACTTCCAGAAATACATTTAGCAAAGGCGCCATAAGAGCTGCATCGTGGCTGGTTGACAAAGAAGTCGGGCTTTACTCAATAAGCGATTGTTTAGAAATATAA
- the purF gene encoding amidophosphoribosyltransferase, with translation MLEDMNEKCAVVGIYGNKEASKLAYFSLHALQHRGQEAAGISSSNGTKLQTIKKRGLVMRVFDEKKLETLRGSSAIGHTRYSTAGDDSILDAQPVFARYDLGEMAIVHNGNLTNAEEIRNKLIDKGAIFQTFMDTENLIHLIAKSEKRKLLDRIIDAVQRIEGAFSLVFLSRTKMFAMRDRHGFRPLSLGKLPSGGYIVASETCAFDLVGAEFIRDVEPGELLIFNEGREPKSIKVFEPTPKHCIFEYVYFARPDSKVFGQSVYQTRKNMGKELARIKPVEADMVIPVPDGGVPAAIGYAQESGIPYEMGIMRNHYIGRTFIEPTQEMRDLKVKMKLSPMIDIIKGKRVIVVDDSIVRGTTSKRIVRMLKEAGASEVHMRVSSPPTTDPCFYGVDTPDKDKLIASKMTQDEICKFIEADSLAYLDEASLLRSVNTEEDNYCTACFTGKYIV, from the coding sequence GTGCTAGAAGATATGAATGAAAAATGTGCAGTTGTAGGAATTTACGGTAATAAAGAGGCTTCTAAGCTGGCTTATTTTTCACTTCATGCACTTCAACATCGCGGTCAAGAAGCAGCCGGGATAAGTTCTTCAAACGGAACAAAACTCCAAACAATCAAGAAACGCGGTTTGGTCATGCGTGTATTTGATGAAAAAAAACTTGAAACTCTAAGAGGTTCAAGCGCTATCGGTCATACCCGCTACTCTACTGCCGGAGATGATTCTATTTTGGATGCTCAACCGGTTTTTGCTAGATATGATTTGGGTGAGATGGCAATCGTTCATAATGGAAACCTGACAAATGCAGAAGAAATCCGCAACAAACTTATCGACAAAGGTGCCATTTTTCAAACTTTTATGGACACTGAAAATCTTATTCATCTTATCGCTAAAAGTGAAAAAAGAAAACTACTTGACAGAATTATAGATGCAGTCCAAAGAATAGAAGGCGCTTTTTCACTTGTATTTTTAAGCAGAACAAAGATGTTTGCTATGCGTGACCGTCATGGTTTTCGTCCATTAAGCCTTGGGAAACTTCCAAGCGGAGGCTATATTGTTGCTAGCGAAACATGCGCTTTTGATCTTGTCGGTGCGGAATTTATAAGAGATGTGGAACCAGGCGAACTTCTTATCTTCAATGAAGGCAGAGAGCCAAAAAGCATAAAAGTTTTTGAACCTACCCCAAAACACTGTATCTTTGAATATGTCTATTTTGCAAGACCCGACTCAAAAGTTTTTGGTCAGTCAGTCTACCAAACAAGAAAAAATATGGGAAAAGAGTTAGCACGCATAAAACCTGTTGAAGCAGATATGGTTATACCCGTTCCCGACGGAGGTGTACCGGCAGCTATCGGCTATGCCCAAGAGAGTGGTATCCCTTATGAGATGGGAATAATGAGAAATCATTATATCGGAAGAACTTTTATAGAGCCGACACAAGAGATGAGAGATTTAAAAGTTAAAATGAAACTCTCACCAATGATTGATATCATTAAAGGCAAAAGAGTTATTGTTGTTGATGATTCTATAGTCCGCGGAACAACCTCCAAAAGAATAGTAAGAATGCTTAAAGAGGCAGGTGCAAGCGAAGTCCATATGAGAGTCTCTTCTCCTCCAACAACAGATCCATGCTTTTATGGAGTTGATACCCCAGATAAAGATAAACTAATTGCTTCAAAAATGACTCAAGATGAAATATGTAAATTTATTGAAGCCGATTCACTTGCTTATTTAGATGAAGCATCACTTCTAAGAAGCGTAAATACAGAAGAGGATAACTACTGTACTGCTTGTTTTACCGGAAAATATATAGTTTAA
- a CDS encoding TIGR01212 family radical SAM protein (This family includes YhcC from E. coli K-12, an uncharacterized radical SAM protein.), which translates to MKQVYTFGNYLKNKFGCKVHKVGINISGFTCPNIDGTVAKGGCTFCENDSFSASTGETKELKGFYLNLNSKTNPNLNKQLEQLEAQFNAISKRQRQEYGAQKFLVYFQSFTNTYAPFETLKALYDKALSFNDVVGLSVGTRSDSITEETLDYLAHLNKEKEIWVEFGIQSVYDKTLEKINRGHNSQNVKEWILKSKEKGLNVCGHLIFGLPDESKEMMLETAKQAYEWGIDSVKYHPLYVVKKTALANDFIKGKFTPINEDDYLDVLVKAIRMKPANVSVQRVTAGIDDNSLLAPDWCRDKNLQIKKINMALKPFNLKY; encoded by the coding sequence ATGAAACAAGTTTATACCTTTGGCAACTATTTAAAAAATAAGTTCGGTTGTAAAGTTCACAAAGTTGGTATAAATATATCTGGGTTTACATGCCCAAATATAGATGGAACTGTAGCCAAAGGCGGGTGTACATTTTGTGAAAACGACTCATTTAGCGCAAGTACCGGTGAAACCAAAGAGCTAAAAGGTTTTTATCTAAATCTCAATTCAAAAACAAATCCAAATCTAAATAAACAGCTTGAACAGTTAGAGGCACAATTTAATGCCATAAGCAAAAGACAGCGCCAAGAGTATGGTGCACAAAAGTTTTTAGTCTATTTTCAATCTTTTACAAATACTTACGCTCCATTTGAAACACTAAAAGCACTTTATGACAAAGCACTCTCATTTAATGATGTAGTCGGTCTTAGTGTGGGTACCCGTTCAGACAGTATTACAGAAGAGACTCTTGACTATTTGGCACATCTTAATAAAGAAAAAGAGATATGGGTTGAATTTGGAATACAATCTGTTTATGATAAAACTTTGGAAAAAATCAACAGAGGGCATAATAGCCAAAATGTAAAAGAGTGGATTTTAAAGTCTAAAGAAAAGGGTTTAAATGTTTGCGGTCATTTGATTTTCGGCTTGCCTGATGAAAGCAAAGAGATGATGCTAGAAACTGCCAAACAAGCTTATGAATGGGGAATTGACTCTGTTAAATATCACCCGTTGTATGTAGTGAAAAAAACCGCTCTTGCAAATGATTTTATCAAAGGAAAGTTTACACCAATTAATGAAGATGATTATTTAGATGTGCTTGTTAAAGCTATAAGAATGAAGCCGGCCAATGTATCAGTTCAAAGAGTTACTGCGGGAATTGATGACAATTCCCTGCTTGCACCAGATTGGTGCAGAGACAAAAATCTACAAATTAAAAAAATAAATATGGCGCTAAAACCTTTTAATCTCAAGTATTAA
- the hisIE gene encoding bifunctional phosphoribosyl-AMP cyclohydrolase/phosphoribosyl-ATP diphosphatase HisIE, with amino-acid sequence MQEIINRVDWQKIDLLPVIVQDINSNEVLMMAYMNKEALELSLSTRIAHYFSRSKQRIWKKGESSGHIQEIHSFNIDCDNDTLLIKVTQHGVACHTGRRSCFFTELESGKIESEVEVSSESLYGVIDTLYHTIQERKNADPESSWTAKLLSKGDNTILKKVVEEAGEFCFAYKDNDEKEMIYEAADLTYHMLVALAAKNISPDRIKQELARRFNMSGIEEKNSRN; translated from the coding sequence ATGCAAGAAATTATAAATAGAGTAGACTGGCAAAAGATTGATCTTTTGCCGGTTATTGTTCAGGATATAAACAGCAACGAAGTTCTTATGATGGCGTATATGAATAAAGAGGCTCTCGAACTCTCTCTTTCAACAAGAATTGCGCATTACTTTTCGCGTTCGAAACAGAGAATTTGGAAAAAGGGTGAAAGCAGCGGCCATATTCAAGAGATACACTCTTTTAATATTGACTGTGATAATGACACGCTTTTAATAAAAGTAACGCAGCATGGTGTAGCATGTCATACGGGACGGCGTTCATGTTTTTTTACAGAGTTGGAATCAGGAAAGATTGAGAGTGAAGTTGAAGTGAGCAGTGAGTCACTCTATGGCGTTATCGATACTCTATATCATACTATTCAAGAGAGAAAAAATGCAGATCCTGAATCTTCATGGACTGCAAAACTTCTCAGTAAAGGCGACAATACAATTTTGAAAAAAGTTGTAGAAGAGGCTGGAGAGTTTTGTTTTGCCTATAAAGATAACGATGAGAAAGAGATGATATATGAGGCAGCGGATCTGACTTATCACATGTTAGTAGCGCTTGCTGCAAAAAATATATCCCCTGATAGAATTAAGCAGGAGTTAGCCCGCAGATTTAATATGAGCGGAATAGAAGAAAAAAATTCAAGAAATTAA
- a CDS encoding prohibitin family protein, which yields MASDMNDYFNKKKSEGGGFDKKSSGTSGGGGGPQMPKLDFNFGGGKAGIAYFLIAVVVMLVLAKPFTIIEEGQRGILSTNGKYSDQALLPGLHFIIPVIQKVYKVDTKVRIVNYASSIESGASDALGVNVRPAITVLDKRGLPVSIELTVQYRLDSQFAAQTISNWGFAWEDKIIHPVARDIVRNVVGKYDAEMLPQMRNSIATEIDTQIREKIEKLENTPADLQSIQLRAIILPPKVKEQIENVQIAKQQVQKAEQEVQRAEQEALRRAAESRGIAEKARIEAQGLADAVTIEAEAKAKANYLISKSLTPDLLKLEQIQIQGKFNEALRENKDAKIFLTPGGSTPNIWVDMKDPQKKASLTN from the coding sequence ATGGCATCAGATATGAATGATTATTTTAACAAAAAAAAGAGCGAAGGCGGAGGATTTGATAAAAAATCTTCTGGCACAAGCGGCGGTGGTGGCGGTCCACAAATGCCAAAATTAGATTTTAACTTTGGTGGTGGAAAAGCTGGTATAGCTTATTTTTTGATTGCTGTTGTGGTAATGTTAGTATTAGCAAAACCTTTTACAATTATTGAAGAGGGTCAAAGAGGAATTTTAAGCACTAACGGTAAATATTCAGATCAAGCGCTTCTTCCGGGACTTCACTTTATTATTCCGGTTATTCAAAAAGTTTATAAAGTTGATACAAAAGTTCGTATTGTTAATTATGCTTCAAGCATTGAATCAGGCGCGAGTGACGCTCTTGGTGTAAATGTAAGACCTGCTATTACAGTTCTTGACAAACGCGGATTACCGGTTTCTATTGAGCTTACTGTTCAGTACAGACTTGACTCACAATTCGCAGCTCAAACAATTTCAAACTGGGGTTTTGCATGGGAGGATAAAATTATTCACCCTGTTGCAAGAGATATTGTAAGAAATGTTGTCGGTAAGTATGATGCGGAGATGCTTCCTCAAATGAGAAATTCTATCGCTACAGAGATTGATACGCAGATCAGAGAAAAAATAGAGAAGCTGGAGAACACACCGGCTGATCTTCAGTCTATACAGCTTCGTGCAATTATTTTGCCTCCAAAAGTAAAAGAGCAGATAGAGAATGTCCAAATTGCAAAACAGCAGGTTCAAAAAGCTGAGCAAGAAGTTCAAAGAGCTGAGCAAGAGGCACTTAGAAGGGCTGCAGAGTCAAGAGGTATTGCTGAAAAAGCAAGGATTGAAGCGCAAGGTCTAGCTGATGCGGTTACAATCGAAGCTGAAGCAAAAGCAAAAGCAAATTATCTCATCTCTAAATCATTGACTCCGGATCTTTTAAAACTTGAGCAGATTCAAATACAAGGTAAGTTTAATGAAGCACTTAGAGAAAACAAAGATGCAAAAATATTCTTAACACCTGGCGGGTCAACTCCAAATATCTGGGTTGATATGAAAGATCCACAAAAAAAAGCATCATTGACTAACTAA